Proteins encoded within one genomic window of Methanomicrobia archaeon:
- a CDS encoding calcium/sodium antiporter, with protein MQPEVLLGKVVMLIIGLVLLVKGSDFFVKAAAAIATKLGVSEFVIGLTLVAIGTSIPELASSVAASLQQQSDIVMGNIVGSNIANIGLILGVAASIAVIKTREEMLKRDGYLMLFAALVLYLFILNGTISRFEAVIFLLLYLAYILFLLKEKPQFKGAYGFKEFLTYFFKFEYVRTVINAVSNRRQERNNDKSASDEARAKELKTGFVKDFAVLVLGGAAVIVGAKYLIAETVFFAEYFLISKMLIGITIVAVGTSLPELSVSVSAARQGYGDIAVANVIGSNIANIFLILGVSALVFPIAVTRETLAVIAPFMILMTVLLLIFIKTRWELSRVEGLALLVLYGAFMAVLVATTYVG; from the coding sequence ATGCAACCGGAAGTGCTGCTCGGTAAGGTTGTGATGCTCATCATCGGCCTGGTCTTGCTCGTCAAGGGCTCGGACTTCTTCGTCAAAGCTGCGGCGGCGATCGCGACGAAGCTCGGCGTCTCCGAGTTCGTCATTGGGCTCACCCTTGTCGCGATAGGCACGTCCATACCTGAATTGGCCTCCTCGGTCGCCGCCTCACTACAACAACAAAGCGATATCGTCATGGGCAATATCGTCGGCTCGAACATCGCCAATATCGGCCTGATTCTCGGGGTCGCCGCTTCTATTGCCGTCATCAAGACGCGGGAAGAGATGCTGAAACGGGACGGCTACCTCATGCTCTTCGCCGCGCTCGTGCTCTACCTCTTCATCCTCAACGGTACGATCTCGCGCTTCGAAGCCGTAATATTTCTGCTGCTCTATCTCGCGTACATCCTGTTCCTGTTAAAAGAGAAGCCGCAATTCAAGGGTGCATACGGCTTCAAAGAGTTCCTCACCTATTTCTTCAAGTTCGAGTACGTGCGCACCGTAATCAACGCCGTCTCCAACCGCCGCCAGGAACGGAACAATGACAAAAGCGCTTCTGACGAAGCACGCGCGAAAGAACTCAAAACCGGGTTTGTCAAGGATTTCGCGGTCCTGGTACTGGGCGGCGCGGCCGTTATCGTCGGCGCTAAGTATCTCATTGCCGAGACGGTCTTCTTCGCCGAGTATTTCCTGATCTCGAAGATGCTGATCGGCATAACCATCGTGGCGGTCGGCACGTCTCTACCTGAACTGAGCGTCTCGGTTTCCGCCGCGCGGCAGGGGTACGGCGACATCGCGGTTGCCAATGTCATCGGCTCCAATATCGCCAACATCTTCCTGATCCTGGGTGTCTCCGCTTTAGTATTTCCGATCGCCGTCACACGTGAAACGCTGGCCGTTATCGCGCCGTTTATGATTCTCATGACGGTCCTGCTGCTGATATTCATAAAGACCCGGTGGGAAT
- a CDS encoding class I SAM-dependent methyltransferase, whose product MTAFELYLSTAAQAYLKRVAKPKSREKMSESETESYYFELQASWGLTKHMGGLEATRELIEACKINNDSHVLDVGCGVGITACYLAEEYGCNVVGIDLSELMVERSKERAKRKNVEDKVEFTIGDAQNLPFTEGVFDAVMCESVVAFAKDKQQVIREYARVTKLGGYVGMNEVTWVETPPPELVAYLSRALGHAEFLNPAGWKVLLEQAGLTGVAARVHKTSALRQWVSEVRQMDPRDYVGAWGKFLSLCFKSPAVRKWIKEISIPPRSIFRLFRYFGYGLYVGRK is encoded by the coding sequence ATGACCGCTTTTGAGCTGTATCTCAGTACGGCTGCCCAGGCTTATCTGAAGAGGGTAGCTAAACCAAAATCACGAGAAAAGATGTCAGAATCGGAAACAGAATCTTACTACTTCGAATTGCAAGCTTCGTGGGGTCTGACCAAGCACATGGGGGGCCTCGAAGCCACCAGAGAGCTAATCGAGGCATGCAAGATTAATAACGATTCACATGTTCTGGATGTCGGGTGCGGTGTTGGCATAACTGCGTGCTACCTGGCCGAAGAGTACGGTTGTAACGTGGTCGGTATTGACCTTTCTGAGCTGATGGTCGAACGGTCGAAGGAACGAGCCAAACGAAAAAATGTTGAGGACAAGGTTGAATTCACGATAGGGGACGCACAGAATCTTCCCTTTACGGAGGGGGTTTTCGACGCGGTTATGTGCGAGTCGGTGGTTGCATTTGCAAAGGACAAACAGCAGGTGATACGCGAGTATGCGCGGGTGACCAAACTAGGAGGGTACGTTGGGATGAATGAGGTGACCTGGGTGGAGACACCGCCGCCAGAATTGGTTGCATACCTATCCCGCGCTTTAGGCCACGCAGAGTTCTTAAATCCTGCTGGGTGGAAGGTGTTATTGGAGCAAGCGGGACTTACCGGCGTAGCAGCAAGGGTTCACAAAACCAGTGCTTTACGGCAATGGGTTAGTGAAGTTAGACAGATGGACCCCCGCGACTACGTAGGGGCATGGGGTAAATTTCTCTCCCTCTGCTTCAAGAGTCCGGCAGTCAGAAAGTGGATAAAGGAGATAAGCATTCCGCCTCGAAGCATTTTTAGACTTTTTAGATATTTCGGATACGGGCTATACGTCGGTAGGAAGTAA